In one Dermatophilaceae bacterium Sec6.4 genomic region, the following are encoded:
- a CDS encoding type II toxin-antitoxin system VapC family toxin, protein MSFLLDTNVVSELRKRPGVVDPGVLEWAQLHPARDLYISVVTVMEIELGVARIERRDRQQAAVLRDWMHTGVLAGFDGRILPVDVDVALRAAHLHVPDPRPERDAFIAATAQVHGLTVITRNIKDFQPTGVAAVDPWATPGR, encoded by the coding sequence TTGAGTTTTCTGCTCGACACCAATGTTGTCAGCGAGCTGCGTAAGCGTCCCGGCGTGGTGGACCCGGGAGTGCTGGAATGGGCGCAGCTGCATCCCGCGCGGGACCTGTACATCAGCGTGGTCACAGTCATGGAGATCGAGTTGGGCGTGGCACGAATTGAGCGCCGCGATCGTCAGCAGGCTGCCGTGTTGAGGGATTGGATGCACACAGGAGTTCTGGCCGGGTTCGACGGTCGCATTCTGCCCGTCGATGTCGACGTGGCGCTTCGCGCCGCGCATCTGCATGTGCCAGATCCTCGTCCCGAGCGTGACGCATTCATTGCTGCGACCGCGCAGGTCCATGGGTTAACTGTGATCACACGGAACATCAAGGACTTTCAGCCAACTGGGGTGGCGGCGGTAGACCCGTGGGCAACGCCCGGTCGGTAG
- a CDS encoding type II toxin-antitoxin system Phd/YefM family antitoxin codes for MTTMSARDFNRDVSAAKRAADHGPVVITDRGQAAYVLLSAPTYEALTDKRSIVDWLQTNSDIEFEPARLTSLPQSADL; via the coding sequence ATGACGACAATGAGTGCCCGCGACTTCAATCGCGATGTCAGTGCCGCCAAGCGGGCGGCCGATCACGGTCCAGTTGTCATCACTGACCGAGGGCAGGCGGCCTATGTGTTGTTATCGGCCCCGACCTATGAAGCCCTCACCGACAAGCGCAGCATCGTGGACTGGCTACAGACGAATAGCGATATCGAGTTCGAACCGGCTCGGTTGACTTCGCTGCCACAGTCGGCGGATCTTTGA
- a CDS encoding HepT-like ribonuclease domain-containing protein — MSRSAQELLREALVHLELASEYAAVDGLDQLVVDAICMRLSAGIEVLARLEPDVRSRLFEDDWQIIWGMRNRIAHGYLLVDPEIVRQTIKVDLPGIVRRVKRELTGG, encoded by the coding sequence GTGAGTCGATCGGCGCAGGAGTTACTGCGTGAGGCTCTTGTCCACCTGGAGCTGGCGAGCGAGTATGCCGCCGTCGATGGTCTGGACCAGCTCGTCGTCGACGCGATCTGCATGAGGCTGTCTGCCGGGATCGAAGTACTTGCCCGGCTCGAGCCGGACGTGCGGTCTCGCCTGTTCGAGGACGACTGGCAGATCATCTGGGGAATGCGTAACCGCATCGCTCACGGTTATTTGCTGGTGGACCCTGAGATCGTGCGCCAGACGATCAAGGTCGACCTGCCGGGCATCGTTCGCCGGGTCAAGCGCGAGCTCACTGGCGGCTAA
- a CDS encoding nucleotidyltransferase domain-containing protein, with the protein MAMDLTEVARHTDEVTAQARLELVSAVRRAAAQGLTQTQIAQAIGRSQPEVSRLLRFHGTSPLAYRLRRNAERVRQSVAEAGGTRVRVFGSVASGEDRPDSDVDLLFAMGHPLSLMQLGRLEQQLADLLDAPVDLVPESALRPDLRERVMREAVSL; encoded by the coding sequence ATGGCGATGGATCTAACAGAAGTAGCTCGTCACACCGACGAGGTCACAGCCCAGGCCCGTCTCGAGCTGGTGAGCGCGGTACGACGGGCCGCAGCGCAAGGCTTAACGCAGACCCAAATCGCCCAGGCAATCGGCCGGAGTCAGCCTGAGGTGTCGCGATTGCTGCGGTTCCACGGCACGTCACCGCTGGCGTACCGCCTACGTCGAAATGCCGAGAGAGTCCGGCAGTCGGTGGCCGAAGCCGGTGGCACCCGGGTGCGGGTTTTCGGATCGGTGGCCTCTGGTGAAGACAGACCTGATTCCGACGTGGACCTGCTGTTCGCGATGGGGCACCCATTGAGCCTGATGCAGCTGGGTCGCCTTGAGCAGCAACTGGCAGACCTGCTAGACGCACCGGTCGACCTGGTGCCCGAATCAGCGCTTCGGCCCGACCTTCGAGAGCGCGTTATGCGTGAGGCAGTGTCGTTGTGA
- a CDS encoding ribosomal protein L7/L12: MNFLQRFLDHRRREQQTRREIGQKMDEYLVTLIDPQTLREAHDLVDQGKKILAIKRVREATGGRLGLKEAKDFVDRFDKHGSGA; the protein is encoded by the coding sequence ATGAACTTCCTCCAGCGATTCCTTGACCATCGACGCCGCGAGCAGCAAACACGCCGGGAAATCGGCCAGAAGATGGACGAGTACCTTGTCACCCTGATCGACCCACAGACACTGCGCGAAGCGCACGACCTCGTTGACCAAGGCAAGAAGATCCTCGCAATCAAACGGGTGCGCGAGGCCACCGGAGGACGTTTAGGCCTGAAGGAAGCCAAAGATTTCGTCGACAGGTTCGACAAACACGGTTCAGGTGCCTAG
- a CDS encoding alpha/beta hydrolase, whose protein sequence is MMTTGRAGTVVRGRFAASAGEMNALTRRLMSLDRRIALGVACAAAALFGVLAGVWTPRGPVTELQALTSIILGLLVGVFAGLVMRTRWAMLAAPAVFIVVFELIRVRTTGPLVDGIHPGSTLGIISFVLGRGLQGLLAIVPMLLGATFGAAVARHLNGTGKVRRGWRRTGSWTRRTFTVLVTVAMVALSLAILRPASTAPIVGAGGRTVPGSVAELTRVDVGGHSLGLMIRGNSTTNPVLLFLAGGPGAGEMGAMRRHGQALEKEFTVVTLDQRGSGKSYDQLEPTSSLTLEGAVSDTVGVTNYLRDRFHQDKIYVLGNSWGTILGVLAAQQHPELYRAYIGTGQMVSIRATDRIFYADTLAWARRTNNTALVNTLTANGPPPYADVRKYEPALLTYESKVYPYDHSPNAESAGGYSTNIFVQEYSLLEQLHGFAGVIDVFAVLYPQLQGIDFRTQVTALKVPVYVIEGRHEVGARSVVARQWFKTLRAPSKQLIVFDTSGHRPLFEQPVLFNTVMTNTVLAQTRAAG, encoded by the coding sequence ATGATGACAACGGGTCGTGCGGGCACCGTTGTGAGGGGCCGGTTCGCGGCCAGCGCGGGTGAGATGAACGCACTCACCCGGCGCCTCATGTCGCTGGACCGACGCATCGCGCTTGGTGTGGCCTGCGCCGCCGCGGCACTTTTCGGTGTCCTGGCGGGCGTATGGACGCCCCGGGGACCTGTCACCGAACTGCAGGCTCTGACCTCGATCATCCTTGGTTTGCTCGTCGGCGTGTTCGCGGGCCTGGTGATGCGCACCCGGTGGGCGATGCTCGCTGCCCCCGCGGTCTTCATCGTTGTCTTCGAGCTGATCCGCGTCAGAACGACCGGCCCACTAGTCGACGGCATCCACCCGGGAAGCACGCTCGGGATCATCTCGTTCGTGCTGGGTCGCGGCCTGCAGGGGCTACTGGCGATCGTGCCGATGCTGCTGGGCGCCACCTTCGGCGCCGCCGTCGCACGCCACCTCAATGGCACCGGGAAGGTCCGACGCGGCTGGCGCCGGACCGGGTCGTGGACCCGCCGCACATTTACCGTGTTGGTGACCGTGGCGATGGTGGCGCTGAGCCTGGCCATTCTGCGGCCTGCGAGCACCGCGCCCATCGTGGGTGCCGGCGGGCGCACCGTGCCCGGAAGTGTCGCTGAGCTGACCCGCGTCGACGTCGGCGGTCACAGCCTCGGGCTGATGATCCGGGGGAACAGCACCACCAACCCGGTTCTGCTGTTCCTCGCTGGTGGCCCGGGTGCCGGGGAGATGGGGGCGATGCGCCGCCACGGACAAGCGCTAGAGAAGGAGTTCACCGTCGTCACACTTGACCAGCGCGGTTCGGGCAAGTCCTACGACCAACTGGAACCCACCTCGTCCCTAACCCTCGAAGGGGCCGTCAGCGACACGGTCGGGGTCACCAACTACCTACGTGACCGGTTCCACCAGGACAAGATCTACGTGCTTGGCAACTCCTGGGGCACCATCCTCGGGGTCTTGGCCGCCCAACAGCACCCCGAGCTGTACCGGGCGTACATCGGCACCGGCCAGATGGTCAGCATCCGCGCGACCGACCGCATCTTCTACGCCGACACCCTGGCCTGGGCTCGGCGCACCAACAACACCGCCTTGGTGAACACCCTGACCGCGAACGGGCCGCCGCCCTATGCCGACGTCCGCAAATACGAACCCGCCCTGCTGACCTACGAGAGTAAGGTCTACCCCTACGACCACAGCCCCAACGCCGAGAGTGCCGGCGGTTACTCCACTAATATCTTCGTGCAGGAATACAGCCTGCTGGAGCAGTTACACGGCTTCGCCGGGGTCATCGACGTATTCGCCGTGCTCTATCCCCAGCTGCAGGGCATCGACTTCCGCACCCAGGTCACTGCGCTCAAGGTGCCCGTGTACGTCATCGAGGGACGCCACGAAGTCGGCGCCCGTTCCGTAGTCGCACGGCAGTGGTTCAAGACCCTCCGGGCGCCGAGCAAGCAGCTGATCGTCTTCGACACCTCCGGTCACCGGCCATTGTTCGAGCAGCCAGTGCTGTTCAACACGGTCATGACCAACACGGTGCTCGCGCAGACACGAGCAGCGGGGTGA
- a CDS encoding ATP-binding cassette domain-containing protein: protein MLPLEFTHVTKSYGHQVVLDDLTFTVHPGRVTGFLGPNGAGKSTAMKVLLDLAKAAHGHATIGGRRFRDMPDPARSVGVVLEPNAFHPGRSGRNHLRILADGARVDPDRITKLLDDVGLTHAADRHVGGYSLGMRQRLGLAAALLGDPPVLVLDEPGNGLDPQGIHWLRDLLRERAARGGTVFVSGHLLDEVEHLADEIVVINHGRVVTTGTLSALQKVGTTVRTDAPEQLTQLLSAAGATVHAAKEGELVVRGIPIAEIGDRACAAQIALHELSPQAGSLEELFLAWTQDEQSAAPNVAAATGATTERQAVR from the coding sequence ATGTTGCCACTGGAGTTCACGCACGTCACCAAGAGCTACGGCCACCAGGTTGTGCTCGATGACCTCACGTTCACCGTCCACCCCGGACGGGTCACCGGATTCCTGGGGCCCAATGGTGCGGGTAAGTCGACTGCAATGAAGGTCCTGCTCGACCTCGCTAAGGCCGCGCACGGTCACGCCACGATCGGCGGTAGACGCTTCCGCGACATGCCCGACCCAGCGCGGAGTGTCGGGGTGGTCCTGGAGCCGAACGCCTTTCACCCAGGTCGTAGCGGGCGCAACCACCTGCGCATCCTGGCCGACGGGGCCCGCGTCGACCCCGACCGGATCACCAAACTGTTGGACGACGTGGGCTTGACGCACGCGGCGGACCGCCACGTGGGCGGGTACTCCCTCGGGATGCGCCAACGCCTCGGGCTCGCGGCCGCGCTACTCGGCGACCCACCGGTACTCGTACTCGACGAACCGGGCAACGGGCTAGACCCCCAAGGCATCCACTGGCTGCGAGACCTACTGCGCGAGCGAGCCGCGCGGGGCGGCACCGTGTTTGTCTCCGGCCACCTGCTCGACGAGGTCGAACACCTCGCCGATGAGATCGTCGTCATCAATCACGGCCGGGTCGTGACCACGGGTACGTTGTCCGCCCTGCAGAAGGTTGGCACCACGGTGCGCACCGATGCGCCTGAACAGCTGACGCAGTTGCTGTCCGCGGCTGGTGCCACCGTGCACGCCGCCAAGGAGGGCGAACTGGTCGTGCGGGGCATCCCCATCGCAGAGATCGGCGACCGGGCCTGTGCCGCGCAGATCGCCCTGCACGAGCTCTCTCCTCAGGCCGGGTCGCTGGAGGAACTCTTCCTGGCCTGGACCCAGGACGAGCAGTCCGCTGCTCCGAATGTTGCCGCAGCCACTGGCGCAACGACCGAACGGCAGGCAGTGCGATGA
- a CDS encoding DUF4389 domain-containing protein, which yields MKPTTAYPVRFSVDYPDRALNRSTTAFRLITVIPIAVVLGAVSGGTSQWNSSGNTSQVLAAAGGLLFFGPLLMIVFRRKYPRWWFDWNLELQRFGNRVCAYLALMDDRYPSTDEHQSVHLDYPYPDATRDLNQWLPLVKWILVIPHIIVLVFLDVAAVFVVIAAWFAIVFTGRYPRGMFDFVQGVIRWHNRVAAYAVVLVTDQYPPFSLSA from the coding sequence ATGAAACCAACCACTGCCTACCCCGTCCGATTCTCGGTCGACTATCCGGATCGAGCACTAAACCGGTCCACGACGGCTTTCCGCCTCATCACGGTGATCCCCATTGCCGTTGTCCTGGGCGCGGTGTCCGGCGGAACCTCACAATGGAACTCCAGCGGCAACACCTCCCAGGTACTCGCGGCAGCTGGTGGTCTACTGTTCTTCGGCCCGTTGCTGATGATCGTGTTCCGGCGCAAATACCCGCGCTGGTGGTTCGATTGGAATCTCGAGCTGCAACGGTTCGGCAACCGCGTCTGCGCCTATCTGGCGCTGATGGATGACCGGTACCCCTCCACCGATGAGCACCAGTCGGTACACCTCGATTACCCCTACCCCGACGCCACGCGAGATCTGAACCAGTGGCTGCCCCTAGTGAAGTGGATCCTGGTCATCCCGCACATCATCGTGCTGGTGTTCCTGGACGTCGCGGCGGTCTTCGTCGTCATCGCCGCCTGGTTCGCGATCGTGTTCACCGGCAGATACCCACGCGGAATGTTCGACTTCGTCCAGGGCGTCATCCGGTGGCACAACAGGGTCGCCGCGTATGCCGTAGTCCTGGTCACCGACCAGTACCCCCCGTTCAGCCTGTCGGCCTGA
- a CDS encoding DUF6544 family protein, with protein sequence MASLPRDRRVFHAQYRQHVSQALADVDPASAVLAESDLVGLPAPLAAYIRRSGAVGRPRVVSFRADFHGRIRSGPDAAWMPFTGQQVNTYGPRPQRIFLMDATKSGLPVTVLHVFAHTTATMRVKLLSVFTMVNASGPEMNRGETVTVFNDLVVMAPGAIADAPAKWSAIDALHVRGEFTDGNQTVSAVLTFDAHHDLVDFVSDDRSAASADGKTFTPQRWSTPLAGHRDTGGRRVLTTGAGVWHAAGTDGTFTYLEYHLDAITYNPRNGVTEAAVPRSSLPVINRAGR encoded by the coding sequence ATGGCTTCGCTGCCGAGGGACCGACGAGTTTTCCATGCCCAGTATCGGCAGCATGTCTCTCAGGCGCTGGCCGACGTCGACCCCGCTTCAGCGGTACTGGCCGAATCGGACCTCGTGGGCCTGCCAGCCCCGTTGGCGGCCTACATCCGACGTTCCGGTGCGGTCGGGCGGCCCCGGGTGGTCAGTTTTCGTGCCGACTTCCACGGACGTATTCGCAGTGGCCCGGACGCAGCATGGATGCCGTTCACCGGTCAGCAGGTCAATACCTACGGACCACGACCGCAGCGGATCTTCCTGATGGACGCCACCAAATCCGGACTGCCCGTCACCGTCCTGCACGTCTTTGCTCACACCACGGCCACGATGCGGGTGAAGCTGCTTTCGGTGTTCACCATGGTCAACGCATCCGGCCCCGAGATGAACCGTGGTGAGACCGTCACAGTGTTCAACGACCTGGTCGTCATGGCCCCTGGCGCGATCGCCGACGCTCCTGCCAAGTGGAGCGCCATTGACGCTTTGCACGTCCGTGGCGAATTCACCGATGGCAATCAGACCGTCTCCGCTGTCCTCACCTTCGACGCACACCATGATCTGGTCGACTTCGTCTCCGACGACCGATCGGCAGCATCTGCCGACGGGAAGACATTCACTCCACAGCGCTGGTCGACCCCGCTCGCTGGACACCGTGACACCGGCGGACGCCGGGTGCTGACGACGGGTGCCGGGGTCTGGCACGCCGCAGGAACGGACGGCACGTTTACCTACCTGGAGTACCACCTCGACGCCATCACCTACAACCCGCGCAACGGTGTGACAGAAGCCGCCGTACCCCGATCCTCACTCCCGGTCATCAACCGCGCCGGCCGTTGA
- a CDS encoding ABC transporter permease produces MLHVTLRGLQGHVMRLLLTAFAVMLGVSVVAGTFVLSDSINNTLGGLVSQASKGLDVQVRSVGNAAVSPVSAGGSTVKPGIPLTLVPVVAAVPGVARVAPDLQGTALLAGKDGLAVRNGGAPSLGFAFTKDDPAFVLVSGRGPTGPTEVAVESSTLARAHLKVGDRTRAVIGDQARSVIITGEVAFGSLFGATAVLVDDATARRAFAPDGTVPSLSVTAAPGVSQATLRAAVAKALPAQLEAVTGATVQAETETSVQQGLSFFTTFLLVFAGVALFVGSFIIVNTFSMLVAQRARELALLRAVGATRAQVIRMVLGEAVVVGLVGSAFGILFGLLIAAGAKAVISTFLNTDLGSGLPVHPTTIVLSVLVGVVVTVISAVLPARRASRVAPVAGMRGDDGSNAGGLGRRGLIGVAMVICGALVLGVAVTRAQVSWPVAAVGAVATVLGMLVAAPLATRPVVRVIAWPFVALLGAVGRLARENALRVPRRTATTASALMIGLALIAGISVLAQSVKASVSSGVADELTSNFVLNSGNIAPVPAPVAAAARDLPSVRSVAAVSFVDVRIGTFHTSASATSAADVADNFRVPMKNGALAALGRHTVLVDQTTATARGWHVGEPLSATVGTLRGEPLVVGGIYKDSQAFGSHLIIDRSLYDAALPVSQRADARLFVRAVPGADLPALRVALSDLVRPYLIVSVQDGTEFANAQGASIDLLINLLYVLLLFSIVVAVLGIINTLALSVFERTREIGLLRAIGLRRQQLGAMITIEAVTTAVFGAVLGTGLGLGLGVALQRGLVSQGLTQLAIPWPLILAMLLAAGVVGVLAAGLPALRAVRLNILQAIVTS; encoded by the coding sequence ATGTTGCATGTCACCCTTCGGGGTCTGCAGGGCCACGTGATGCGGTTGCTGCTGACGGCGTTCGCGGTGATGCTCGGGGTATCGGTCGTGGCCGGCACCTTCGTGTTGAGCGACAGTATTAACAACACCCTGGGTGGCCTGGTTTCCCAGGCGTCCAAGGGGTTGGACGTCCAAGTCCGTAGCGTAGGGAACGCGGCCGTGTCTCCGGTCTCCGCAGGTGGATCCACCGTCAAGCCCGGCATACCTCTGACCCTCGTCCCGGTTGTCGCGGCCGTGCCTGGGGTCGCGCGCGTGGCGCCGGACCTGCAGGGCACCGCCCTGCTGGCCGGGAAGGACGGGCTCGCTGTCCGCAACGGCGGCGCGCCATCGCTGGGTTTCGCCTTCACCAAGGACGACCCGGCGTTCGTCCTGGTCTCCGGCCGCGGACCCACAGGCCCCACTGAGGTCGCGGTCGAGAGCAGCACCCTGGCTCGGGCGCATTTGAAGGTGGGGGACCGCACCCGCGCTGTGATCGGTGACCAGGCCAGGTCGGTCATCATCACCGGCGAGGTGGCTTTCGGATCGCTTTTCGGTGCCACGGCCGTTCTCGTCGACGATGCCACCGCCCGACGGGCCTTCGCGCCCGACGGCACGGTCCCGTCACTGTCGGTCACCGCCGCCCCGGGAGTCAGTCAGGCGACGTTGCGGGCAGCCGTCGCGAAAGCCCTACCCGCCCAGTTGGAGGCGGTGACCGGTGCGACCGTGCAGGCCGAGACCGAGACCTCGGTGCAGCAGGGATTGTCGTTCTTCACCACGTTCTTGCTGGTGTTCGCCGGTGTCGCGCTCTTCGTCGGTTCGTTCATCATCGTCAATACCTTCTCCATGCTGGTCGCGCAGCGCGCCCGCGAGCTGGCCCTGCTGCGAGCCGTTGGAGCGACCAGGGCCCAGGTGATCCGGATGGTGCTGGGTGAAGCGGTCGTCGTTGGCCTGGTGGGTTCGGCGTTCGGCATCCTTTTCGGGCTGCTGATCGCGGCCGGCGCCAAAGCGGTCATCAGCACCTTCCTCAATACCGATCTCGGATCGGGCCTGCCCGTTCACCCCACCACCATCGTGCTCAGCGTGCTGGTCGGGGTCGTAGTCACCGTCATCTCTGCGGTGCTGCCCGCACGTCGTGCCTCGCGCGTCGCGCCGGTCGCCGGGATGCGCGGCGATGACGGGTCGAACGCCGGTGGCCTGGGCAGGCGTGGCCTGATCGGCGTGGCCATGGTGATCTGCGGCGCTCTGGTGCTCGGCGTCGCGGTGACCCGCGCACAAGTGTCGTGGCCGGTAGCGGCCGTGGGAGCAGTGGCGACTGTGCTCGGCATGTTGGTCGCGGCGCCGCTGGCGACCCGCCCGGTCGTCCGGGTGATCGCCTGGCCATTCGTTGCCCTTCTCGGAGCTGTGGGGCGGCTCGCCCGCGAGAACGCGCTGCGGGTCCCACGTCGTACGGCAACCACAGCGAGTGCCCTGATGATCGGACTGGCCCTGATCGCCGGTATCTCGGTGCTGGCGCAGAGCGTCAAAGCCAGTGTGAGCAGTGGAGTCGCCGACGAGCTGACCTCCAACTTCGTGCTCAACAGCGGCAATATCGCCCCGGTGCCGGCACCCGTGGCTGCCGCTGCCCGCGACTTGCCGTCGGTGCGCTCGGTAGCCGCGGTGAGTTTCGTGGATGTCCGGATCGGGACCTTCCACACCAGCGCTTCGGCCACCAGTGCCGCCGACGTCGCGGACAACTTCCGGGTGCCGATGAAGAACGGCGCCCTGGCAGCACTGGGTCGACACACCGTCCTGGTCGATCAGACCACCGCCACCGCACGCGGCTGGCACGTCGGAGAGCCCCTGTCCGCAACGGTCGGCACCCTCAGGGGCGAACCCCTGGTCGTGGGCGGCATCTACAAGGACAGTCAGGCGTTCGGCTCGCACCTGATCATCGACCGGTCTCTGTACGACGCCGCACTTCCGGTGAGTCAACGGGCCGATGCCCGACTCTTCGTGCGGGCCGTACCGGGGGCCGACCTCCCGGCCCTGCGAGTCGCGCTGAGCGATCTCGTGCGTCCCTACCTGATCGTCTCGGTCCAGGACGGCACGGAATTCGCCAACGCCCAAGGCGCCTCGATCGACCTGCTGATCAACCTGCTCTACGTCCTGCTGCTCTTCAGCATCGTGGTCGCCGTCCTGGGAATCATCAACACCCTGGCCCTGTCGGTGTTCGAGCGAACCCGAGAGATCGGGCTGCTGCGGGCGATCGGCCTGCGCCGCCAGCAACTGGGCGCGATGATCACCATCGAGGCCGTGACCACCGCAGTATTCGGCGCCGTGCTCGGCACCGGCCTCGGCCTCGGGCTGGGGGTGGCGCTGCAGCGTGGCCTGGTCTCTCAAGGGCTGACCCAGCTCGCGATCCCCTGGCCGCTCATCCTCGCCATGCTGCTGGCTGCTGGCGTGGTCGGAGTCCTCGCCGCAGGCCTACCGGCCCTGCGCGCTGTCCGCCTGAACATCCTGCAGGCAATCGTCACCTCCTAG
- a CDS encoding ABC transporter ATP-binding protein — protein sequence MALDDVTVEFGRGRLTAIMGPSGSGKSTLMHCMAALDAPTSGQVIIDGVDIRGLKDKALTMLRRDRLGFVFQAYNLVPTLTARENITLPVDIAGAKLDSAWFDTVVDTLGIEDRLTHRPGELSGGQQQRVACARALVRRPAIVFADEPTGNLDSAAGAEILAFLRRSVDDFGQSIVMVTHDPVAASFADRVLFLVDGRIVDEILAPTTTSVLERMKSFELARRKA from the coding sequence GTGGCCCTGGACGATGTCACGGTGGAGTTCGGTCGTGGCCGGCTTACTGCGATCATGGGCCCGTCGGGGTCGGGTAAGTCCACGCTGATGCACTGTATGGCAGCGCTGGATGCGCCGACGTCGGGTCAGGTGATCATCGACGGTGTCGATATCCGGGGTCTGAAGGACAAGGCGCTGACGATGTTGCGTCGCGACCGGCTCGGGTTCGTATTCCAGGCCTACAACCTGGTGCCGACTCTGACGGCGCGCGAGAATATCACCCTGCCGGTCGATATCGCGGGCGCGAAACTCGACAGCGCCTGGTTCGACACGGTCGTGGATACCCTCGGTATTGAAGATCGGCTGACGCACCGGCCGGGTGAGTTGTCCGGTGGACAGCAGCAACGGGTCGCCTGCGCGCGTGCCCTGGTACGTCGACCTGCGATCGTGTTCGCCGACGAACCGACCGGCAACCTGGATTCTGCTGCGGGCGCGGAGATCCTGGCGTTCCTGCGTCGCTCGGTCGACGACTTCGGGCAGAGCATCGTGATGGTTACCCACGACCCGGTCGCGGCGTCGTTTGCCGACCGGGTGCTCTTCCTCGTCGACGGTCGCATTGTTGATGAGATCCTCGCCCCGACGACCACGTCGGTCCTGGAGCGGATGAAGAGCTTCGAGCTCGCCCGCCGGAAGGCCTGA
- a CDS encoding SRPBCC family protein, protein MNHLGTRAVLVAATVLLARRTYLRWGATSTEIHGPLTGDQLLPDADLTATRAVTIRAPAAQVWPWLAQLGQGRGGFYSYDRLENVVGCNIHNADHIVPEWQPIEVGNEVRLHPDLALVVAQIDRPHAVVLRGGVPMGTAPPPYDFTWAFVLREYSDGTSRLIVRERYSYVHWWSLLIVEPVELVSAIMSQRMLRGIRDRAEMQALQFPSPQPGPDGTGPGPNEA, encoded by the coding sequence ATGAACCACCTGGGCACCCGAGCAGTGCTCGTAGCTGCGACCGTGCTTCTTGCACGGCGGACCTACTTACGATGGGGTGCCACCAGCACCGAGATCCACGGCCCCCTCACCGGTGACCAGTTGCTGCCCGATGCGGACCTGACTGCTACCCGGGCCGTAACGATCCGGGCACCGGCGGCGCAGGTCTGGCCCTGGCTGGCCCAACTCGGGCAGGGCCGCGGCGGCTTCTACAGCTACGACCGCCTGGAAAACGTTGTGGGATGCAACATCCACAATGCCGACCACATCGTGCCGGAGTGGCAACCCATCGAGGTCGGTAATGAGGTTCGACTCCACCCAGATCTGGCGTTGGTCGTTGCGCAAATAGACCGGCCCCACGCCGTCGTGCTGCGCGGTGGAGTGCCGATGGGGACTGCACCGCCACCGTATGACTTCACCTGGGCTTTCGTCCTACGTGAGTACTCGGACGGAACGAGCCGCCTCATCGTGCGTGAGCGCTATAGCTACGTGCACTGGTGGTCCCTGCTGATCGTCGAACCGGTCGAGCTGGTCAGCGCCATCATGAGCCAACGGATGCTACGTGGCATCCGCGATCGAGCCGAAATGCAGGCGCTGCAATTTCCCAGCCCACAACCTGGACCCGACGGCACCGGTCCTGGTCCAAACGAGGCGTAG
- a CDS encoding CBS domain-containing protein produces the protein MLVREVMTRSVFSLPADATINDAIRLLTTERISCVPVVDGDGRVMGVVSESDLLQAPLEPDPRAHMRPVTAPPPRPSRVDEVMTASPFTTREQADVAQVAKVLAERGWKSLPVVRENRLVGIISRSDIIRTLSRRDAQISRDVTANLASYGQPDWCAEVRDAQVTIHGPQSARDAHLAETLAASVAGVRRVVVDDWAIKEGRD, from the coding sequence ATGTTGGTACGAGAAGTTATGACCCGCTCGGTGTTCAGTCTGCCGGCCGACGCCACGATCAATGACGCGATCCGATTGTTGACGACGGAGCGGATCTCGTGTGTTCCGGTGGTGGACGGGGACGGGCGGGTGATGGGCGTAGTCAGCGAATCAGACCTGTTGCAGGCCCCGCTGGAACCTGACCCTCGCGCCCACATGCGGCCGGTCACAGCGCCGCCACCACGACCGTCCCGGGTGGATGAAGTGATGACCGCATCGCCATTCACCACCCGTGAGCAGGCGGACGTCGCGCAGGTTGCCAAAGTCCTCGCAGAACGAGGCTGGAAAAGCTTGCCGGTCGTGCGCGAAAATCGGTTGGTCGGCATCATCAGCCGCAGTGACATCATCCGAACGTTGTCTCGGCGTGATGCGCAGATCAGCAGGGACGTGACGGCAAACCTGGCCAGCTACGGCCAGCCGGACTGGTGCGCGGAAGTCCGCGACGCGCAGGTCACCATTCATGGCCCGCAGTCCGCGCGTGACGCGCACCTGGCCGAAACCCTCGCAGCGTCCGTGGCGGGTGTGCGCCGCGTCGTGGTTGACGACTGGGCCATAAAGGAGGGACGGGACTGA